Proteins from a single region of Harmonia axyridis chromosome 4, icHarAxyr1.1, whole genome shotgun sequence:
- the LOC123677571 gene encoding transmembrane protein 231-like, giving the protein MVLIQVHTKSVRTKYKVRLLSKGTLIFVITTVLSIILPFILAYKSKGFWMKRDVFYDFPDIRFQGKYIFVASTSNITFPIVCSSYPILKEHFKNFSTCSQIKVREVDYNNNRKIDELFLGLKINLPENIKIFSFILILPIILKLHIPSCPLEMQSEIILQRQMPETSSNITFIGNLGIDQFYPLQCSSKIINTAFNYSAILEENILKNFRIGSIIQNRREKNITTTISNLIAIEESKIKNHLMVNLKIHYNEQQFYYKPQFMQIMKWAWIQYYVIYIIIQYIGNKIMNYIFENRLVLYYKDKSNKFN; this is encoded by the exons atggtATTAATACAAGTACATACAAAAAGTGTGAGAACAAAGTACAAAGTTCGTCTTTTGTCGAAAGGAACACTAATTTTTGTCATAACCACTGTATTATCAATAATTCTTCCATTTATATTAGCCTATAAGAGCAAAG GTTTTTGGATGAAAAGGGACGTCTTCTATGATTTTCCAGACATAAGATTCCaaggaaaatatatttttgtagcTTCCACAAGTAACATAACTTTTCCTATAGTTTGCAGTTCTTATCCAATTTTGAaggaacatttcaaaaatttttctacatGTTCACAAATTAAA GTTCGAGAAGTAGACTACAATAACAATCGAAAAATCGATGAATTATTCTtaggattgaaaataaatcttCCAGAAAATATTAAGATATTTTCTTTCATATTGATACTTCCAATCATTCTCAAGCTTCAT ATACCATCGTGCCCATTGGAAATGCAGTCTGAGATTATTTTACAAAGACAAATGCCAGAGACCTCTTCTAACATAACATTCATCGGAAACTTAGGAATTGATCAATTTTATCCTCTTCAATGTTCTAGTAAGATAATTAACACAGCTTTCAATTATTCTGCAATACTAGAGGagaatattttgaagaactttAGAATTGGGAGCATAATTCAAAATCGAAGGGAGAAAAATA taaCAACAACAATATCCAATCTGATAGCTATTGAAGAATCTAAGATTAAAAATCATCTTATGGTAAATctaaaaattcattacaatgaACAACAATTCTATTATAAACCCCAATTCATGCAAATCATGAAATGGGCTTGGATccaatattatgtaatatacataataatccAATATATAGGTAATAAAATCATGAATTACATATTCGAAAATCGTCTAGTTTTGTATTACAAGgataaatcaaataaattcaactga
- the LOC123677573 gene encoding mitochondrial import inner membrane translocase subunit Tim21, whose translation MFARIAVNALRNKPKIGSYSVWNQQLCRRYKSDKHSSIVKSTDSGSQIGLDVKPLGEKVKETTKTASYLGVILLGVAVTGSLFYAVFNELFSSKSPNNVYTKAVKKCLADTRVEDKLGYPIVAYGEETRRGRRQHPTHITYMRNGKLCIRMKFYLKGSVHKGTVHLEMMEDDSGKYEYRFLFVQVEDLFNSTIILEDNRSKLEHISQDGLTLNFNELANYDKN comes from the exons ATGTTTGCAAGAATAGCTGTAAATGCCTTAAGAAATAAACCAAAAATAGGATCATATAGTGTTTGGAATCAACAACTATGTCGTAGATATAAAAGTGATAAACACAGCTCAATAGTAAAATCAACTGATTCAGGTTCGCAAATTGGACTTGATGTCAAGCCTTTAGGAGAGAAGGTTAAAGAAACTACCAAGACTGCTTCATACTTAGGAGTTATCTTATTGGGTGTAGCCGTAACAGGTTCCTTGTTTTATGCGGTTTTCAACGAATTATTTTCTAGTAAAAGTCCAAACAATGTATATACTAAAGCAGTAAAAAAATGTTTAGCAGACACAAGAGTAGAAGATAAGCTAGGATATCCAATTGTTGCTTATGGCGAAGAAACAAGAAGAGGACGTCGTCAGCATCCTACACATATTACGTATATGCGTAATGGAAAGCTGTGTATAAGAATGAAGTTTTATTTGAAAGGATCAGTTCATAAAGGAACTGTACATTTGGAAATGATGGAA GATGATTCTGGAAAATACGAATATCGTTTCCTGTTTGTACAAGTAGAAGATCTCTTCAACAGTACTATTATACTTGAGGACAATCGTAGCAAATTGGAACACATCTCACAGGATGGTTTGACTTTAAACTTCAATGAACTTGCAAATTAtgataaaaattga
- the LOC123677572 gene encoding solute carrier family 66 member 2 isoform X1: MDWVISDELSLTVGHVVGWVSAGAIIVGGVVPYIPQYRQIKKTQDTEGFSLLVCLALLIANTLRIMFWFGKHFEYPLLIQSVIMNVAMFLMIHLCVKVRNRNQLVQARQRIFTAKPGEVARFMQLQTKAPRTSRTICDFEFRHFWNWSDFQSYMDCMLVFTILISFLMYFLIDYLIFVEAIGFLAVFTEAMLGTPQLMKNFNNKSTEGMSVGMVVMWTFGDVFKTLYFIFRDAPIQFCICGAIQVTVDVLILLQVFFYRNSSEPVRTGHSRGD, from the exons ATGGATTGGGTTATTTCTGATGAATTATCATTAACTGTGGGCCATGTTGTTGGTTGGGTCAGTGCAGGGGCAATAATTGTAGGGGGTGTAGTGCCATATATACCGCAATatagacaaattaaaaaaacacaagaTACCGAAGGATTTTCTTTGCTTGTATGTTTAGCCCTCCTAATAGCAAATACATTAAGAATAATGTTTTG gtTTGGCAAACATTTTGAGTATCCTTTACTCATACAAAGTGTAATAATGAATGTAGCAATGTTTTTAATGATTCACTTATGTGTAAAAGTGAGAAATAGAAACCAGTTGGTACAGGCAAGGCAGCGAATATTCACAG CCAAACCAGGAGAAGTAGCTCGTTTCATGCAGTTACAGACTAAAGCACCAAGAACATCTCGAACGATTTGTG ATTTCGAGTTCCGACATTTTTGGAATTGGTCAGATTTCCAGTCGTACATGGACTGTATGCTGGTGTTCACCATACTCATCTCTTTCCTGATGTACTTCCTCATCGACTATCTGATCTTCGTCGAGGCTATTGGCTTTCTTGCAGTGTTCACGGAAGCCATGTTGGGTACGCCGCAGCTGATGAAGAACTTCAACAATAAATCGACGGAAGGCATGAG CGTTGGTATGGTGGTGATGTGGACGTTCGGCGACGTCTTCAAGACGCTATACTTCATCTTCCGCGACGCCCCAATACAGTTCTGCATATGCGGTGCCATCCAGGTCACCGTGGACGTGCTGATCCTCCTCCAGGTGTTCTTCTACCGCAACAGCTCGGAACCCGTAAGAACCGGGCACAGTCGTGGAGATTGA
- the LOC123677572 gene encoding solute carrier family 66 member 2 isoform X2, giving the protein MDWVISDELSLTVGHVVGWVSAGAIIVGGVVPYIPQYRQIKKTQDTEGFSLLVCLALLIANTLRIMFWFGKHFEYPLLIQSVIMNVAMFLMIHLCVKVRNRNQLVQARQRIFTDFEFRHFWNWSDFQSYMDCMLVFTILISFLMYFLIDYLIFVEAIGFLAVFTEAMLGTPQLMKNFNNKSTEGMSVGMVVMWTFGDVFKTLYFIFRDAPIQFCICGAIQVTVDVLILLQVFFYRNSSEPVRTGHSRGD; this is encoded by the exons ATGGATTGGGTTATTTCTGATGAATTATCATTAACTGTGGGCCATGTTGTTGGTTGGGTCAGTGCAGGGGCAATAATTGTAGGGGGTGTAGTGCCATATATACCGCAATatagacaaattaaaaaaacacaagaTACCGAAGGATTTTCTTTGCTTGTATGTTTAGCCCTCCTAATAGCAAATACATTAAGAATAATGTTTTG gtTTGGCAAACATTTTGAGTATCCTTTACTCATACAAAGTGTAATAATGAATGTAGCAATGTTTTTAATGATTCACTTATGTGTAAAAGTGAGAAATAGAAACCAGTTGGTACAGGCAAGGCAGCGAATATTCACAG ATTTCGAGTTCCGACATTTTTGGAATTGGTCAGATTTCCAGTCGTACATGGACTGTATGCTGGTGTTCACCATACTCATCTCTTTCCTGATGTACTTCCTCATCGACTATCTGATCTTCGTCGAGGCTATTGGCTTTCTTGCAGTGTTCACGGAAGCCATGTTGGGTACGCCGCAGCTGATGAAGAACTTCAACAATAAATCGACGGAAGGCATGAG CGTTGGTATGGTGGTGATGTGGACGTTCGGCGACGTCTTCAAGACGCTATACTTCATCTTCCGCGACGCCCCAATACAGTTCTGCATATGCGGTGCCATCCAGGTCACCGTGGACGTGCTGATCCTCCTCCAGGTGTTCTTCTACCGCAACAGCTCGGAACCCGTAAGAACCGGGCACAGTCGTGGAGATTGA